The Pseudomonas kermanshahensis genome includes a window with the following:
- the hisD gene encoding histidinol dehydrogenase gives MTVSTAIARLNAADPDFARHLDHLLSWESVSDDAVNQRVLDIIKAVRERGDAALVEFTQRFDGVDAKSIDDLILGRERLELALTRITDTQRAALEKAAERVRIYHERQKQDSWQYTEADGTVLGQKVTPLDRAGLYVPGGKASYPSSVLMNAIPAKVAGVTEVVMVVPTPRGEVNELVLAAACIAGVDRVFTVGGAQAVAALAYGTESVPQVDKIVGPGNIYVATAKRHVFGQVGIDMIAGPSEILVVCDGQTDPDWIAMDLFSQAEHDEDAQAILVSPDAEFLDRVAASIAKLLPTMERAEIIEKSVNGRGALIQVRDMQQAIDVANRIAPEHLELSVADPQAWLPQIRHAGAIFMGRHTSEALGDYCAGPNHVLPTSGTARFSSPLGVYDFQKRSSIIFCSEQGASELGHTASVLARGESLTAHARSAEYRILTQEKGN, from the coding sequence ATGACCGTGTCCACTGCAATTGCCCGTCTCAACGCCGCTGATCCGGATTTCGCCCGACATCTGGATCATCTGCTGAGCTGGGAAAGTGTGTCCGATGACGCGGTCAACCAGCGCGTGCTCGACATCATCAAGGCCGTGCGTGAGCGCGGCGACGCGGCGCTGGTGGAGTTCACCCAGCGCTTCGATGGTGTCGATGCTAAGTCCATCGATGACCTGATTCTCGGCCGTGAACGCCTTGAGCTTGCCCTGACGCGCATTACCGACACCCAGCGTGCAGCCCTGGAAAAAGCCGCCGAGCGCGTGCGCATCTACCACGAGCGGCAAAAGCAGGATTCCTGGCAGTACACCGAAGCCGACGGCACCGTGCTGGGCCAGAAGGTCACGCCGCTGGACCGCGCTGGCCTGTACGTACCGGGTGGCAAGGCGTCGTACCCGTCCTCGGTACTGATGAACGCCATTCCGGCCAAGGTCGCGGGTGTGACCGAAGTGGTCATGGTGGTGCCGACCCCGCGTGGCGAGGTCAACGAACTGGTACTGGCCGCTGCCTGCATCGCCGGTGTCGACCGTGTGTTCACCGTGGGTGGCGCACAGGCCGTCGCCGCGCTGGCCTATGGCACCGAGAGTGTGCCGCAGGTGGACAAGATCGTCGGCCCGGGCAACATCTATGTCGCCACCGCCAAGCGCCACGTGTTCGGCCAGGTTGGCATCGACATGATCGCCGGCCCGTCGGAAATTCTCGTGGTGTGTGACGGCCAGACCGACCCGGACTGGATCGCCATGGACCTGTTCTCCCAGGCCGAGCACGACGAAGACGCCCAGGCCATCCTGGTCAGCCCGGACGCTGAGTTTCTCGACCGCGTTGCCGCCAGCATCGCTAAGCTGCTGCCGACCATGGAACGCGCCGAGATCATCGAGAAATCGGTCAATGGCCGCGGCGCGCTGATCCAGGTGCGTGACATGCAGCAGGCCATCGACGTGGCCAACCGCATCGCCCCTGAGCACTTGGAGCTGTCGGTCGCCGACCCGCAGGCCTGGTTGCCGCAGATTCGCCACGCCGGTGCGATCTTCATGGGCCGCCACACCAGTGAAGCACTGGGTGACTACTGCGCAGGCCCCAACCACGTGTTGCCAACCTCCGGCACCGCGCGTTTTTCGTCGCCACTGGGGGTGTATGACTTCCAGAAGCGTTCGTCGATCATCTTCTGCTCCGAGCAGGGCGCGTCCGAGCTGGGCCACACCGCTTCGGTCCTGGCCCGTGGCGAGTCGCTGACCGCCCACGCCCGCAGCGCCGAATACCGTATCCTGACCCAAGAGAAGGGGAACTGA
- the hisC gene encoding histidinol-phosphate transaminase has protein sequence MSRFWSPFVKDLVPYVPGEQPKLARLVKLNTNENPYGPSPKALEAMRGELNDNLRLYPDPNGDRLKQAVAEYYGVTPGQVFVGNGSDEVLAHIFHGLFQHDAPLLFPDISYSFYPVYCGLYGIAYEQVALDEQFQIRVEDYKKPNAGIIFPNPNAPTGCLMPLQAVEQLLQGNPDSVVVVDEAYIDFGGETAISLVDRYDNLLVTQTLSKSRSLAGLRVGLAVGHPDLIEALERIKNSFNSYPLDRAAIVGAAVAFEDRAYFEETCRKVIDSREVLVEQLTAKGFEVLPSAANFIFARHPQQDAAELAARLREQGVIVRHFKQARIAQFLRITIGTPEMNQALLDALN, from the coding sequence ATGAGTCGATTCTGGAGCCCCTTCGTCAAGGACCTGGTGCCTTACGTGCCGGGCGAGCAACCCAAGCTGGCCCGCCTGGTCAAGCTCAACACCAACGAGAACCCCTATGGCCCGTCGCCCAAGGCGCTGGAAGCCATGCGCGGCGAGCTGAACGACAACCTGCGCCTGTACCCGGACCCGAACGGTGACCGGCTCAAGCAGGCGGTGGCCGAGTACTACGGCGTCACCCCGGGGCAGGTGTTTGTCGGCAACGGTTCGGACGAGGTGCTGGCGCACATCTTCCACGGCCTGTTCCAGCACGATGCACCGCTGCTGTTCCCGGACATCAGCTACAGCTTCTATCCGGTGTACTGCGGCCTGTACGGCATTGCCTACGAGCAAGTGGCGCTGGACGAGCAGTTCCAGATCCGCGTCGAGGACTACAAAAAGCCGAATGCCGGGATCATCTTCCCCAACCCGAATGCGCCGACCGGCTGCCTGATGCCGCTGCAAGCGGTCGAGCAGCTGCTGCAGGGCAACCCGGATTCTGTGGTGGTGGTGGATGAGGCCTACATCGACTTTGGTGGCGAGACGGCCATCAGCCTGGTAGACCGCTACGACAACCTGCTGGTGACCCAGACGTTGTCCAAGTCCCGTTCGCTGGCTGGCCTGCGCGTTGGCTTGGCAGTGGGCCACCCGGACCTGATCGAAGCGCTGGAGCGGATCAAGAACAGCTTCAACTCCTACCCGCTGGACCGTGCGGCCATCGTCGGTGCGGCCGTGGCGTTCGAAGACCGTGCCTACTTCGAAGAAACCTGCCGCAAGGTGATCGACAGCCGTGAAGTGCTGGTCGAGCAACTGACGGCCAAAGGCTTCGAGGTACTGCCCTCGGCGGCCAACTTCATCTTCGCCCGTCACCCGCAGCAGGATGCGGCCGAGTTGGCGGCTCGCTTGCGTGAGCAAGGCGTGATCGTGCGGCACTTCAAGCAGGCGCGGATTGCCCAGTTCCTGCGGATTACCATCGGTACGCCGGAAATGAACCAGGCGTTGCTCGATGCACTGAACTGA
- a CDS encoding alkaline phosphatase family protein has translation MRLSALLLMTLTLLAACEPAQHARQPKTLIIGIEGVQLDRYEALGDASNLQQRLYYGSAYTGGITGKASEQPTLSGPGWVTLLTGVWSNKHGVNSNAESLRVAPAFPSLFKRLRQALPTAYLSSVVNWSPINTAFLLEDAHGNDVRESGLSDENVIARALQILETTPADFTFIQLGEPDAAGHNGGFDNRYQQALRKADNQVGELLDAVDLRSRRHLREDWLVIVSTDHGRDYWGKGHGGVTEQEKTIFIASNKPLNKELTQPSIPKEKPGPNNLYRLPAQTSVAPTVLRHMGLTLEPQWLLDGTPLLGNTGARKARADEANARLRWHSTAKGYVTILKNGHVVAQVPAGAEQWTDPDGMDDVNDYVLLLDGTPAAVRNRPAGMPYSIEEIAY, from the coding sequence ATGCGATTATCAGCCCTGCTTCTGATGACACTGACGCTGCTGGCAGCTTGCGAGCCGGCGCAGCATGCGCGGCAACCGAAAACCCTGATCATCGGCATCGAAGGCGTGCAACTCGATCGTTACGAAGCCTTGGGCGACGCCAGCAATCTGCAGCAACGCCTGTATTACGGCAGCGCTTACACCGGCGGCATCACTGGCAAGGCCAGCGAGCAGCCAACGCTCAGCGGCCCTGGCTGGGTCACCCTGCTCACCGGGGTCTGGAGCAACAAGCATGGCGTTAACTCGAATGCCGAGTCGCTGCGGGTCGCCCCGGCCTTCCCTAGCCTGTTCAAACGGCTGCGCCAGGCGCTGCCCACCGCCTACCTGTCCAGTGTGGTGAACTGGTCGCCGATCAACACCGCGTTCCTGCTCGAGGACGCCCACGGCAACGACGTACGCGAAAGTGGCTTATCCGACGAAAACGTCATCGCGCGGGCGCTGCAGATACTGGAGACCACGCCCGCCGACTTCACCTTCATCCAGTTGGGCGAACCTGATGCAGCCGGCCACAACGGTGGCTTCGACAACCGCTACCAGCAGGCACTGCGAAAGGCCGACAACCAAGTGGGGGAACTGCTGGACGCGGTCGACCTACGCAGCCGCCGCCATCTGCGTGAAGACTGGCTGGTGATTGTCAGCACGGACCATGGCCGCGACTATTGGGGCAAAGGCCATGGCGGCGTCACAGAACAGGAAAAGACCATCTTCATCGCCAGCAATAAACCGCTGAACAAAGAACTGACTCAGCCCAGCATTCCGAAAGAAAAACCAGGGCCAAACAACCTGTACCGTCTGCCTGCGCAGACCTCAGTGGCACCCACCGTCCTGCGCCACATGGGGCTGACACTCGAGCCGCAATGGCTACTCGACGGCACACCCCTGCTGGGTAACACGGGCGCTCGCAAAGCAAGGGCCGATGAAGCCAATGCCCGCCTGCGCTGGCACAGTACCGCCAAGGGCTACGTGACCATCCTCAAGAACGGGCATGTGGTTGCACAAGTACCGGCTGGGGCCGAGCAGTGGACCGACCCGGACGGTATGGATGACGTCAACGACTATGTGCTGCTACTCGATGGCACCCCGGCCGCCGTACGCAACAGGCCGGCCGGCATGCCGTACAGCATCGAGGAAATCGCCTATTGA
- a CDS encoding FadR/GntR family transcriptional regulator: MSVELTKRSLVELAVERMRERILNGDWQVGQRLPTEPELAQELGISRNTVREAMRVLAFSGLVEIRQGDGSYLRTAQDPLMAVQAMSRCTPEQARETRHILEAEAIGLAALRRTDADLHGLREALAGSAGHFHGDIDAYVSCDLVFHQRLVDAAHNPALSELYRYFSGVVAAALQHNMTTVPRCQSTFDLHGEILDAIEQRDSERAKRLSRTLIES, from the coding sequence ATGAGCGTAGAGTTGACCAAGCGTTCCCTGGTCGAACTTGCCGTGGAGCGCATGCGCGAGCGCATCCTCAACGGCGACTGGCAGGTAGGGCAGCGCCTGCCGACCGAGCCGGAGCTGGCCCAGGAATTGGGCATCAGCCGCAATACCGTGCGTGAGGCCATGCGCGTGCTGGCGTTCAGCGGCCTGGTGGAAATACGGCAGGGCGATGGCAGTTACCTGCGCACGGCCCAGGACCCGTTGATGGCGGTGCAGGCGATGTCCCGCTGCACCCCCGAGCAGGCGCGGGAGACGCGCCATATCCTCGAAGCCGAGGCCATCGGCCTGGCAGCGCTGCGCCGTACCGACGCCGACCTGCACGGGTTGCGTGAAGCCCTTGCGGGCAGCGCCGGGCATTTTCACGGTGACATCGATGCGTATGTGAGCTGCGACCTGGTGTTTCACCAGCGCTTGGTGGACGCCGCCCACAACCCGGCATTGAGTGAGTTGTACCGGTACTTTTCCGGCGTGGTGGCCGCTGCGCTGCAGCACAACATGACCACTGTTCCGCGCTGCCAGTCCACGTTCGATCTGCACGGGGAAATCCTCGACGCCATCGAGCAACGTGATTCGGAGCGGGCCAAGCGCCTGAGCCGGACCCTCATCGAATCCTGA
- a CDS encoding CynX/NimT family MFS transporter — MAESMTRSNPPGERELDELLIDAEADDEQVQQQPVLLRRPWLLLLGLVLVALNLRPALSSMAPVLGLVSEGLGLSASQAGLLTTLPVLCLGLFAPLAPVLARRFGSERVILGILLTLTLGIVVRSAFGVAGVFLGSLMAGASIGIIGVLLPGIVKRDFPQHAGTLTGVYTMALCLGAAMAAGATVPLAQHYEGNWALGLGFWAVPALLAMLIWLPQARQGHGLHKVAYRVRGLWRDPLAWQVTLYMGLQSSLAYIVFGWLPSILMGRGLSPTEAGLVLSGSVIVQLISSLSAPWLATRGKDQRLAIVIVMLVTLAGLFGCLYAPISGLWGWAVLLGLGLGGTFALALTLIVLRSKDAHVAANLSSMAQGVGYTLASMGPFAVGLVHDLTGGWAALGWIFAVLGLGAIVFGLGAGRALHVQVTSEKV, encoded by the coding sequence ATGGCTGAATCAATGACCCGTAGCAACCCGCCCGGCGAGCGGGAACTCGACGAACTGCTGATCGACGCCGAAGCCGATGACGAGCAGGTGCAGCAACAGCCTGTGCTGCTGCGCCGGCCCTGGCTGTTGCTGCTGGGCCTGGTATTGGTGGCGCTGAACCTGCGGCCGGCCTTGTCGAGCATGGCGCCGGTGCTGGGCCTGGTGTCCGAAGGCCTGGGTTTGAGCGCCTCGCAGGCTGGCTTGCTGACCACCTTGCCGGTACTGTGCCTGGGCCTGTTCGCGCCACTGGCGCCGGTGCTGGCGCGGCGTTTTGGCAGTGAACGGGTGATCCTCGGCATTCTCCTGACCTTGACCTTGGGCATTGTGGTGCGCAGTGCCTTTGGTGTGGCGGGGGTGTTCTTGGGCAGTCTCATGGCCGGCGCCAGCATTGGCATTATCGGCGTGCTGTTGCCGGGCATCGTCAAGCGCGACTTCCCACAGCATGCCGGCACCTTGACCGGGGTCTACACCATGGCGCTGTGCCTGGGGGCGGCCATGGCGGCCGGCGCCACGGTGCCTCTGGCCCAGCACTATGAAGGCAACTGGGCGCTGGGGCTGGGCTTCTGGGCCGTGCCGGCACTGTTGGCCATGTTGATCTGGCTGCCGCAGGCGCGCCAGGGGCATGGCCTGCACAAGGTTGCCTATCGAGTGCGTGGCCTGTGGCGGGACCCACTGGCCTGGCAGGTGACCTTGTACATGGGCCTGCAATCGTCGCTGGCCTATATCGTCTTCGGTTGGTTGCCTTCGATTCTGATGGGTCGTGGTCTGAGCCCAACCGAGGCGGGGCTGGTGCTGTCGGGCTCGGTGATCGTGCAATTGATCAGCTCGCTCAGTGCGCCCTGGCTGGCCACGCGCGGCAAGGACCAGCGCTTGGCCATCGTGATTGTCATGCTGGTGACCCTGGCCGGGCTGTTTGGCTGTCTGTATGCGCCTATTTCCGGGCTGTGGGGGTGGGCGGTGCTGCTGGGCCTGGGGCTGGGTGGGACGTTTGCCCTGGCGTTGACGTTGATCGTGCTGCGCTCCAAAGACGCCCATGTGGCGGCGAACCTGTCGAGCATGGCGCAAGGGGTGGGTTACACACTGGCGTCGATGGGGCCGTTTGCGGTGGGGTTGGTGCATGACCTGACCGGTGGCTGGGCGGCACTGGGGTGGATCTTTGCCGTGCTAGGCCTGGGTGCCATTGTTTTCGGGCTTGGGGCTGGGCGGGCGTTGCATGTGCAGGTGACCAGCGAAAAAGTCTGA
- a CDS encoding nuclear transport factor 2 family protein: MSDANRDLITRFYQAFQRLDAEAMVACYSDDIVFSDPVFGTLRGKDAGDMWRMLTTRAKDFTLTFGNVRADERGGSAHWVATYLFSQTGRTVVNAIQARFVIRDGLICQHDDSFDLWRWSRQALGAPGVLLGWSPLIQNKVRQQAFKGLRAFQHSQGN; the protein is encoded by the coding sequence ATGAGCGACGCCAACCGCGACCTGATCACCCGCTTCTACCAGGCCTTCCAGCGGCTGGATGCCGAGGCCATGGTGGCCTGTTACAGCGACGATATCGTCTTCAGCGACCCGGTCTTCGGTACCCTGCGCGGCAAGGATGCAGGCGACATGTGGCGGATGCTCACCACCCGCGCCAAGGACTTCACCCTCACCTTCGGCAACGTCCGTGCGGACGAACGCGGTGGCAGTGCGCACTGGGTCGCGACCTACCTGTTCAGCCAGACCGGCCGTACTGTGGTCAACGCTATCCAGGCACGTTTCGTCATTCGCGATGGCTTGATTTGCCAGCATGACGACAGCTTCGACCTTTGGCGCTGGTCGCGCCAGGCATTGGGGGCCCCCGGGGTGCTGCTGGGCTGGTCGCCGCTGATTCAGAACAAGGTGCGCCAGCAGGCGTTCAAAGGCCTGCGGGCGTTCCAGCACAGCCAAGGCAACTAA
- a CDS encoding GIY-YIG nuclease family protein — MSEAVPDQAVKPWYVYLVRAANGSLYCGISDDPQRRFLAHQKGQGARYFKTSPAQALVYVEQWPDKGEALRQERLVKRLRKSAKEALVASFSNA, encoded by the coding sequence GTGAGTGAAGCAGTGCCGGATCAGGCAGTAAAACCTTGGTATGTGTACCTGGTGCGGGCGGCCAATGGGTCACTGTATTGCGGGATCAGCGATGACCCGCAGCGGCGCTTTCTGGCGCATCAGAAAGGGCAAGGGGCGCGGTACTTCAAGACCAGCCCGGCGCAGGCGCTGGTGTATGTCGAGCAGTGGCCCGACAAAGGCGAAGCGCTGCGCCAGGAGCGGCTGGTGAAGCGGCTGCGTAAATCGGCCAAGGAGGCGCTGGTGGCCTCGTTCAGCAACGCCTAG
- the yejK gene encoding nucleoid-associated protein YejK, with amino-acid sequence MPIRHCIVHLIDKKPDGSPAVLHARDTELGASDAIENLLADLNDSYNAKQGKAWGYFHGESGAYPLSGWLKQYLEAEKDFAAFSRIAVEHLQKLMEESNLSTGGHILFAHYQQGMTDYLAIALLHHSEGVAVNADLDVTPSRHLDLGQLHLAARINLSEWKNNQNSKQYISFIKGKNGKKVSDYFRDFIGCQEGVDGPGETRTLLKAFSDFVESEDLPEASAREKTQTLVDYATTQTKLGEPVTLEELSSLIDEDRPKAFYDHIRNKDYGLSPEIPADKRTLNQFRRFTGRAEGLSISFEAHLLGDKVEYDEVAGTLIIKGLPTQLIDQLKRRKD; translated from the coding sequence ATGCCAATCCGTCATTGTATCGTTCACCTGATCGACAAGAAGCCCGATGGCAGCCCCGCCGTGCTGCACGCACGCGATACCGAACTGGGCGCCTCCGATGCCATCGAAAACCTGCTGGCCGACCTCAACGACAGCTACAACGCCAAGCAAGGCAAGGCGTGGGGCTACTTCCACGGCGAATCGGGTGCCTACCCGCTCAGTGGCTGGTTGAAGCAGTACCTGGAAGCAGAAAAGGACTTCGCGGCGTTCAGCCGCATCGCCGTCGAACACCTGCAAAAGCTGATGGAAGAGTCCAACCTGTCCACCGGCGGGCACATCCTGTTCGCCCACTACCAGCAAGGCATGACCGATTACCTGGCGATCGCCCTGCTGCACCACAGCGAAGGCGTGGCGGTGAACGCGGACCTCGACGTGACGCCATCGCGCCACCTGGACCTCGGCCAACTGCACCTGGCGGCGCGCATCAACCTGTCCGAGTGGAAGAACAACCAGAATTCCAAGCAGTACATCTCGTTCATCAAAGGCAAGAACGGCAAGAAAGTCTCCGACTACTTCCGTGACTTCATCGGCTGCCAGGAGGGCGTCGACGGCCCAGGTGAAACCCGTACCCTGCTCAAGGCCTTCAGCGACTTCGTCGAAAGCGAAGACTTGCCGGAGGCATCGGCCCGCGAGAAGACCCAGACCCTGGTCGACTACGCCACCACCCAAACCAAGCTGGGCGAGCCGGTGACCCTTGAAGAACTGTCCAGCCTGATCGACGAAGACCGCCCGAAGGCGTTTTACGACCACATCCGCAACAAAGACTACGGCCTGTCGCCGGAGATCCCTGCAGACAAACGCACCCTCAACCAGTTCCGCCGCTTCACTGGCCGTGCCGAGGGGCTGTCGATCAGCTTCGAGGCGCACCTGCTGGGCGACAAGGTGGAGTATGACGAGGTGGCGGGGACCTTGATCATCAAGGGGCTGCCGACGCAGTTGATCGATCAGCTGAAGCGGCGCAAGGACTGA
- a CDS encoding HU family DNA-binding protein: MALTKDQLIADIAESIAAPKATAKNALEQLGQIVADQLENGAEITLPGIGKLKVSERPARTGRNPSTGAAIEIAAKKVVKFVPAKVLTDAINK; this comes from the coding sequence ATGGCATTGACCAAAGACCAACTGATTGCCGACATCGCCGAATCGATCGCCGCGCCAAAAGCCACCGCCAAAAACGCACTGGAGCAACTGGGCCAGATCGTTGCTGACCAACTGGAAAACGGCGCTGAAATCACCCTGCCAGGCATCGGCAAGCTGAAAGTCTCCGAGCGTCCTGCCCGTACCGGCCGCAACCCTTCGACTGGCGCTGCCATCGAAATCGCTGCCAAGAAAGTCGTCAAGTTCGTGCCAGCCAAAGTGCTGACCGACGCCATCAACAAGTAA
- the rlmF gene encoding 23S rRNA (adenine(1618)-N(6))-methyltransferase RlmF yields the protein MTQKPTLHPRNRHQGRYDFPSLIKAHPDLARFTITNPHGKPSIDFANPEAVRVFNRALLKAQYGIQHWDIPADYLCPPIPGRADYIHVLADLLGEDNAGEIPKGAQVRALDIGVGANCIYPLIGHSDYRWRFLGSDIDPVALASAKAIVQANGLSKAITLRQQANRTHILSGLLQADERFDLTLCNPPFHASREEATRGSQRKWKNLGKQDPKRKLPVLNFGGQNNELWCEGGEIRFVTQLVGESAQYAESVLWFTSLVSKASNLPGIEAALKKAGAKAVRIIEMGQGQKQSRMVAWSFQDDNARQAWHARRKTQG from the coding sequence ATGACCCAGAAACCCACCCTGCACCCGCGCAACCGCCACCAGGGTCGCTACGACTTCCCCAGCCTGATCAAGGCCCACCCTGACCTGGCCCGCTTCACCATCACCAACCCGCACGGCAAACCCAGCATCGACTTCGCCAACCCCGAGGCGGTACGGGTGTTCAACCGCGCCTTGCTCAAGGCCCAGTACGGTATCCAGCACTGGGACATCCCCGCCGACTACCTGTGCCCGCCCATCCCCGGTCGCGCCGACTACATCCATGTGCTCGCCGACCTGCTGGGCGAAGACAATGCGGGTGAGATCCCCAAGGGCGCCCAGGTGCGCGCATTGGACATCGGCGTGGGTGCCAACTGTATCTACCCGCTGATCGGCCACAGCGACTACCGCTGGCGCTTCCTGGGGTCGGATATCGACCCTGTGGCACTGGCGTCGGCCAAGGCCATCGTCCAGGCCAATGGCCTGAGCAAGGCCATCACCCTGCGCCAGCAGGCCAACCGCACGCACATTCTCAGCGGCCTGTTGCAGGCGGACGAGCGCTTCGACCTGACCCTGTGCAACCCGCCCTTCCATGCCTCACGCGAGGAAGCCACCCGCGGCAGCCAGCGCAAGTGGAAAAACCTGGGCAAGCAGGACCCCAAGCGCAAACTGCCCGTGCTCAATTTCGGCGGCCAGAACAACGAACTGTGGTGTGAGGGCGGCGAGATCCGCTTCGTGACGCAACTGGTCGGGGAAAGCGCGCAGTACGCCGAAAGCGTGCTGTGGTTCACCAGCCTGGTGTCCAAGGCCAGCAACCTGCCAGGCATCGAGGCTGCGCTGAAAAAAGCGGGCGCCAAGGCCGTGCGCATCATCGAGATGGGCCAAGGGCAGAAGCAGAGCCGCATGGTCGCCTGGAGCTTCCAGGACGACAACGCGCGCCAGGCCTGGCACGCACGGCGTAAAACACAAGGCTGA